Within the Solwaraspora sp. WMMA2056 genome, the region TCGTGCTGGTCTGCGGGCCGTCGGCGGGCACCGGGTTGCCGTCGGCGTCGAGGGTGATCGACCAGACCCCGTCGACCTCGCTGCCGTAGATCGGTGCGGTGTCGGAGACGGTCCGGCTCTGGGCGTCGATCCAGATGATCTGCCCGTCGTGGTTGACGGCGTTCCAGGTGTGCGCGCCGCCGCCGGCCGCCGCGGTCCAGCTGGTGATGATCAGGGCGGCGGAGCCGGGGCCGGCGCGGCGCAGCTGGTCGGCGACCGCTTCCAACCCGGCCGGCCCGCGCCCGGCCGGTGCGAAGGGCGCACCCAGCCACTGTTCCTGCCGCCGGGTGCTGTCCGGCTCGGCGGTCACCGACGCGCCGGTGGCGGCCGCGACCTGCGGGTCGCCGTACCAGGTGGCGAGGACGGAGAGTCCGACGTCGGCGCAGTTCGTGCTGCGGCCGGGGTTGGCCGGACCGCCGTCGTTGACCAGCTCCGGCCAGCGGCCGTCGCGCGGGTCGGGGTGCCGGGCCGGTCGGCCGTCCGACCCGACCGGTACGGCGTCGGCCAGCGCCTGCTGGTCGGCGGGGTCCGGCGGCACCAGCGGAAGCCCGTCGCCGGTCGGTCTGGTCGGCGGCAGCGTCCGCCCATCACCCAGCGCACCGGAGTCGGGCGGTACGGCCGGGCCGGCCAGCCGTGCGGTGTCGACCACCGGGGTGATCCCGAGGTCGTCGAGGAGCGGCCCGCACGACCGGCACGGTGGTCGGTAGTCGCCGCGTTCGTACACCACGTCGATGTCCTGGGCGCGGCGGAACTGGTGGGTGACGATCCGCGCCCCGGCGAGCTCCGATCGGGCGTACGTGTCGAAGTCGCCGGGTCGGCCGGCGGCGTTCCACTGCTGCTCCAGCTGGTGCACCACGTCGGAGACCAGGGCGACCTCGGCGCATTTGCCGTGCCCGCTGCCGGGCCGGTCGACCTGCCGGGCGACCTGGTCGAGCGCGGTCTGGACCAGTCGGTGCGGGGTCGGTTCGGCGGCCGGGTCGGTGCTCTGGTCAGCGGTCATGCTGGTGTGCGTGGTGATCTGGCCGTTGCGGGTCATCAGTGCCCCGACCACGCCCGGCCGTTTCGCCATCGAGATCTGCTCGCCGGGGGTGTTCTGCTGCTGCCGTCGGGTCACCGCGTCCTGGACGGAGTCGACCAGCGCCCGGGATGCCTCGATGAGTGCCTGATCGGCGTCCGCGCTGGTCGGGTCGCCGTCGAACTGGACCGGCGCCAGCTGCCAACTGTGCGTACCGCTGCCGGTGGGGCCGGTCGACCGTTGCAGCGTCGCCGGGTCGACGGTCGGCCCGGGGGCGGGCCCGCCGGGTGCCGGCTGCGTCGTCCGGTCCGGGCCGCTGGCGGTTGCGGCCGGCGGCGGTACGGGTGCCGGCGGGCCGATCGGCGGCAGTACGGGCGGCGTCTGGCTGACCGGGGTGGCCGCGGTCGGCGCAGTGCTCACGGCCGGTGCCGGTACGGTGGCCGGCGCGCTGACCGGCGGGCCGAAGGTGACCGAGCCGGCGGAGGGCCCGGTCGCCGGCACCGGTGGCCGGGCCGGTGTCGACGCGTTCGCACCGGTCGACGCGTTCGCACCGGCAGACGTCGTTGGACTGGTCGACGTGGACTGGCCGGCGGACGTGGCAGACGCGGTCGGGTTCGCCGACGTGGTCGGGCTGGTCGTCGAGGTACCCGGGGTGGTGGCGGCGGTCGGTGCGGCGGTGGACGATGCTGGGGTGGCGGCCGCCGGGGTCGATGCGGCTGGGGTCGCCGCCGCCGGGGTGGCGCTGGTGGACGGCGTACCCGCTGCAGGCGTACCACCGCTCGGTGCCGCCGCCCCTGGCGCGGACGCCGAGGACGCCCCTGGTGCGGACGCCGCCTCCGGGGTGACCAGGGCAGCCGCAGACCCGGACACCCCTGCCCCGACCTCGGCCGGCTGCGCTGGTCCGGCGGTGACCGTCGGGGCTTGGGTGTCGGGCCGACCGGGCTGCTCGACCTCGGTGGCGGCCAGGTTCGAGGCAACGACGTCCGGGGTGGTCACGTCCACGGTCATGGGTGCCAACGAGATGGAGCCGGCACCGGTCTCCGGCGCAGTCGCCGGTGGCACGATGTCCGATGGATCGGCACTCGGGGGCGCGGCACTCGTCGACGCGGGCGGGGCTGCACCGTCGGCGACGCCGATACCTGCCGTACCGCCGGTTCCACCGGTCGCGCCGCTGCTCCCGCCGCCAGCACTGCCGTCCACTGTGCCGCTGCCGCCGAGCGTACCCAGGTCGATCCCGCCGGCGCCGACGGTCGTCAGCGGCATCCCGGTCGCCAGGTCGATGGCGCCGGTGGGTGGCGCGACACCACCCAACCGGTTGGCGAAACCGGCGGCGGCGGCACCGGCCGACGACGCCGCCATGGTGGCACCGCCCCGGCCGGCACCGCTGGTGAAGCCGCCGAGGACGCCCTGCCAGCCAGGGCTGGTCCACTGCTGGTTGACGGCGAGGTTCGCGGCGACGCTGGCCGCCGGTGAGACGACCGCGTTCTGCAGGCCGGCGGCGACCGAACGGCCACCCCAGCGGAGGGTGCCGGCGCTCCACCGGGCGGCCCGGGAGGTGCCGAAGTCCAGCGCCGGTGGCCGGAACGACACCGGTACGCGCGGGGCGATGGTGTTGCGCAGCAGCCGGTTGCCGCCGAAGCCGAGCGCCCCGCCGAAGGCTCCGCCGACGGCGGCGGTCAGCGTCCGGTTGCCTTCCCACTCGCGGCGGTTGCCCCGGGCCATCTGGTACGCCTGGGCACCGACGTCGATGATCAGTTCCTCGCCGATCTCCTCGGCGAGTTCGATGCCCAGTTGGGTGCCGAGCCGGCGGGCGCCGATCCGGCTCACCCCGGTGGCAGCCAGCCGTGCCGAGCTCTGCAACGCGGCCCGCATCCCCGCCTGGGTCAGCATCTGCCGGCCGAGCTGGGCGAGCAGCCGCCGGAAGGCGACGGTGACGGCCTGCCGGCCGGCGGCGAGGATGCCGGGGATGGCACCGGCGGAGACGCCACCGAGCCAGGCCATCAGCAGCGCCACGAAGACCGCGATCACCGTGATGGCGACGGCGATCAGGATGGTCAGCTTGGCGTACTCGATCTCGTTGGCGGCGTTGTCGCAGCCGCTGGAGAAGGCGGCGGCGGCCTTCTGCAGCACCGGCAGCCCGGTGTTGGGTCCGACGCCGACCTGCTGCCAGAAGGTGGCGAACTCGGCGCCGGCGTCGCCGCCCCAGCCTTCGATGACCCGCAGCGCCGCCGGGTCGGCCTCGGCGAGGGCCTCGCCGATGGCCTCGGCGAGCTGCCGCCAGGCGTCGGCGAGCTCGCGCATCTCGACCTCGTCGCCGGTGGGCCAGGCCTCACCGGCGCTCACCCAGCAGATCGCGTCCCAGACCCAGGCGTACTCGCCGAGCCCCTCCCTCGGGTTCATGATCGACACGACGTGGGCCTTCCGACAGCTGCCGGGTCACTTGCCGCCGAAGCTGGTGGACACCGCGTCGTCGTCGTCGACGGTGCCGTCGACGGAGGAGACGATCCGCACGCCGACGTCGTCGATCGCGGCGATCAGCTCGTCGCCGGCGTCGAGGGTGACCGCTGCCGGGGCCTCGTCGCCGCCGTCCAGGTAGTGCTCGTTGAAGGCCCGACCGGCTTCGTCGTCGCCCCAGGGCCGGGCGGCGTTGAGGCCACGGATGGTGGCGGTCAGCCGGGTCCACTCCCCGGAGAGGCGCTCGACGGCACCGCCGAGCACGGCCCCGGCCGGTCGCACCAGGTCCGGGTCGACGAAGGTCTGTTGTGGTTCGGTCACCTGCGGTCACCTCCGGGCAGGTCGGCGTCGAGCTGGCGGAAGATGCCGTCCAGGTCGGCGTCCATGTGCGCCTGGAACTGCGCGTCCGGCACGAGCGGCCGGCAGATCCGCTCCACCTCGGCCATCGCCTGGTCGGCGGCGGTCCGGATGGTGTCGGTGATGGTGGCGGCGAGCTGTGACGCGTTCGGCTGCCGGTAGATGCGCGGATCCAGCTCCACCTTGGTCACCTGGCCGCGCGGCCCGACGGTCACCGTGACGAGGCCGTCGTCGGAGGTCACCGTCGCCGACACGGTGCGCAACTGCTGCTGTACGTCGCCGACACCCGCGCGCATTCGGTCGAACTGCGCCATGAGCTCGTCCGCGCGGGCCCGCAGCCCCTGCAGGTCCATGGTGTCCTCCCCGTCGCCGCGTCACCGGGGCACGACCGTACCGGCCGGGCACGGCTTCGTCCTGACGATACTGAATGTGTGCCAGTCGCACGAGCCCGCTCGGCCCGGCCGGCTCGGTACGATGCCCGCACCCCACCGGCTCGTCAGGAGGTCGACGGATGCGCTCACCGGCGTCGCCCCGGGCCCGGTTGCGGACCACGACCCGGGCCCGGTTGCGGACCACGTCCTGGGCCGGGCTGTTGGCTGCGGCCGTCACCGTGGTCGTCACGGCGGCCGTCCCGGGGGCACCGGCCGCCGCCGCGCCCGGCAGCTGCCGTAACCCGGCGCAGCCCGGTCCGGTGATCCCGCAGCTGTCGTGGCATCAGCGGTGGCTGGCGCCGGAGCGGATCTGGCCGGTCACCGACGGGTCCGGCGTCCGGGTGGCGGTGATCGACTCCGGGGTGGACGACGACCATCCGCAGCTGGCCGGCCGGGTGGCCGACGGCACCGACCTGCTCGACGTCGAGGACAGCGGCACCGTCGACTGTGCCTCGCACGGCACCGCCGTGGCCAGCCTGATCGCGGCCACTCGCCGCGACGGGGTCGGCTTCCACGGGCTGGCACCCGGGGTGACGATCGTGCCGGTGCGGGTCACCGAGCGGGTGCAGGCCGCCGAGGAGGGCCCTGGTTCGCCCGGTGCCCGGCTCGCCGAGGCGATCGACGTTGCGGTGGCGGCCGGCGCCGACGTGATCAACATGTCGTTGACGATGTACCGGGTGGACGAGGCGGTACGTGCGGCGGTGGAGCGGGCCCGCCGGGCCGACGTCGTCCTGGTCGCCGCAGCCGGCAACAACCATCAGCGCGGCGAGGTGCCCGATCCGACGCCGTACCCGGCGGGCTTCGACGGGGTGATCGGCGTCGGGGCGATCGACGAAACCGGCGTACGGCTGGCGGACTCGCAGGTCGGCGGGTACGTCGACCTGGTCGCACCGGGTGGGGCGGTCGTCGCGGCGAGCCGGGTCTCCGGGCACGAGGTGCTCAGCGGCACCAGCTACGCCACCCCGATGGTGAGCGCGGCGGCGGCGTTGCTGCGCGCCGCCGAGCCGCAGTTGTCGGCGGTGGAGGTGACCCGCCGGTTGCTCGCCACCGCCGACCCGGCGGCCGGCGGCCGCGCCGACGGCTACGGCCACGGGGTGGTCAACCCGTACCGGGCGATCACCGAGCAGCTCAGCGCGGCCGAGCCGGTGGCCGTGCCGGCGTTGCCGGCGGTCACCGAGGATCCGGCGGCGGTGGCCAGGGCGCAGCGGTGGCGGTCACTGGGGCTGGTCGCGGTGGCGGTGGCGGCCGCTGTGGCGATGATCGCGGCGGGGATCGTCGTGGCGGTCACCGCGCTGCCGTACGGGCGGCGTCGACGCTGGCGGCCGACCCGGTGGGCCGACGCACCGCCGGGCGGGGCACCCGCCACCAGCGGTGCCGGTGGCGCCGCCCGCGCAGGCGGGGATCCGGGCGCGGACCCGCAGGAGACGTTCTTCGTGGTGCCGGGCACCCGGATCCGGTGACCGGGGCCGGGCCGCGCAGGGGGTCCGGCCCGGTCACCGTACGGGTCACTCGAACTTGGCGCGGTTGGCCGCCTCGCGGGCCTGCATCCGGACAGCCGCCTCACGCAACGCCTTCTCGATCCGGGTGAGCAGGTCGTTGAGGTCGGTCGCCGCCGACTCCCACTCGGTCTGCCGGGCCAGGTACGCGGTCTGCGCGGAGCCTTCCCAGGTGGCCACCAGCGGCTGAATGCCGGTCTTGAGCCCGTCGAGCTCGGCCATCATGTTCTTGGCCGCCGCGCCGCAGTTGTCGGCGGCACCGTTCAACGCGGCGAAGTCGTAGCGAATATCCATCTCGGTCCCCCCGGTCAGAGCTTCAGCGCGGCGGTGATCTGACCGGCGGAGGCGCCGGCCGAATCCATCTCGGACTTGATCTCTTCGTCGCTGACTTCGTAGTCCTTACCGGCCGAGCCGACGGCCTCGGCGATCGACCGCAACGCGACGTTCAGCCGCGCCATGTCCTGGTCGAACGACTCGCGCACCTGCTGGAACGAGCCGGCACCGATGCCCTTCCACTGGTCGTAGAGAGGCATGAGCTGATCCATCAGCCGATTCAGGTTCGAGGTCAGCCGGTCCGCGACGCCGTCGACGTCCTTCTCGGTCTGGACCATCAGACCGGTATTGGTGTTCATCCCGCCGCTCATGGTGGAGTTTCACCCCGTCCTCTGGTGCGATGCCCCGAATTCGCAGGGGCGGTGCCGCATGGTGCGCCGACGCACCATCTGTCAACGGAAACGGTAGTTGCTGATGTCCAGTGGCGCCAGACCGTTGCCGCGCGTCCGACACTCACCGTACCGGAATTGAAGATCCACTGTAGTGGCTCAGGCCGGCTGCTTCGCTGCGACCGGATCCAGGGTCGGCCCGGCCGGTAGCCGCACCACCAGGCTGGTCGGCATCCGCACCGGCGTCGCCTGCGGATAGCCGAGCATCGCGGCCACCGCACGGTCCGCCAGCGGATACCGGATGCCGAGGTCGGTGACCAGGGTCAGCGTCCCGGCGGGGGCGTCCGGGCTGGGCAGCGCCTCCACCAGCGCACCGTGCCCCGGCGCGATCACCACCAGGTCGGCCAGCGGCACCCCGTCGGCGGTCCGCGACGGCGTGACCAGCGACTGCTCCACCGATTCGACCAGCGCGTCGAGCAGCACCTGCGGCTCGTGGCGGTCCGGGGCGTACCCGGCGCAGACACTCTGCTGGCCGTCGGTGAGCCGGACGATCTCCGGCCGACGTTCCGGCGCGGCGGCGGCGGTCTGCGCCGCACGCTCGGCCCGGGGCGCGGCGACCACGGCCGCCGCAGCGGCGGTACGCACCACCGGCTGCTCCCCGTCGTACGCCTCCCGGGTCGCGGGATCGGCCAGCAGCACCTCCGCCTGCAGTTCGGTCAACGGCAGCAGCCGGGCCCGTTCCGCCAGGTAGTACTGCCGGTCGCCGGCCTGGTTCTGCACCGCGTAGATCTCGCCGGTGACCGCGTCCGGCAGCGCCGTCGACGACTCCCCCCGGCCGGCCACCGCCCGGCTGCCGATCGGCTCCCCGGCCGGCAACGCGTTCAGCCACGCACCACCGACCAGCACGATCGGCTCGGACCGCAGGGTCAGCCCCTCCAG harbors:
- the eccB gene encoding type VII secretion protein EccB, producing MPSRRDQVQSYQFFVQRMTSALVARDPDPVAAPFGRLGAAGLGGIMVAVLCLGAVGIFGFVVPGGATGWQDGDAVIQEKETGTRYLYRDGHLHPVVNYTSAVLALERFAPLTRVSRNSLDVAPRGARIGIPDAPDALPAADRLLTGGWTLCSQVVRDQAGEATTRTVLTVGRPPVGGRSAGAGALLVRDADSGRLHLIWRDQRHELVDPDIVLEGLTLRSEPIVLVGGAWLNALPAGEPIGSRAVAGRGESSTALPDAVTGEIYAVQNQAGDRQYYLAERARLLPLTELQAEVLLADPATREAYDGEQPVVRTAAAAAVVAAPRAERAAQTAAAAPERRPEIVRLTDGQQSVCAGYAPDRHEPQVLLDALVESVEQSLVTPSRTADGVPLADLVVIAPGHGALVEALPSPDAPAGTLTLVTDLGIRYPLADRAVAAMLGYPQATPVRMPTSLVVRLPAGPTLDPVAAKQPA
- a CDS encoding WXG100 family type VII secretion target → MSGGMNTNTGLMVQTEKDVDGVADRLTSNLNRLMDQLMPLYDQWKGIGAGSFQQVRESFDQDMARLNVALRSIAEAVGSAGKDYEVSDEEIKSEMDSAGASAGQITAALKL
- a CDS encoding WXG100 family type VII secretion target, yielding MDIRYDFAALNGAADNCGAAAKNMMAELDGLKTGIQPLVATWEGSAQTAYLARQTEWESAATDLNDLLTRIEKALREAAVRMQAREAANRAKFE
- a CDS encoding YbaB/EbfC family nucleoid-associated protein; protein product: MDLQGLRARADELMAQFDRMRAGVGDVQQQLRTVSATVTSDDGLVTVTVGPRGQVTKVELDPRIYRQPNASQLAATITDTIRTAADQAMAEVERICRPLVPDAQFQAHMDADLDGIFRQLDADLPGGDRR
- the mycP gene encoding type VII secretion-associated serine protease mycosin; this encodes MRSPASPRARLRTTTRARLRTTSWAGLLAAAVTVVVTAAVPGAPAAAAPGSCRNPAQPGPVIPQLSWHQRWLAPERIWPVTDGSGVRVAVIDSGVDDDHPQLAGRVADGTDLLDVEDSGTVDCASHGTAVASLIAATRRDGVGFHGLAPGVTIVPVRVTERVQAAEEGPGSPGARLAEAIDVAVAAGADVINMSLTMYRVDEAVRAAVERARRADVVLVAAAGNNHQRGEVPDPTPYPAGFDGVIGVGAIDETGVRLADSQVGGYVDLVAPGGAVVAASRVSGHEVLSGTSYATPMVSAAAALLRAAEPQLSAVEVTRRLLATADPAAGGRADGYGHGVVNPYRAITEQLSAAEPVAVPALPAVTEDPAAVARAQRWRSLGLVAVAVAAAVAMIAAGIVVAVTALPYGRRRRWRPTRWADAPPGGAPATSGAGGAARAGGDPGADPQETFFVVPGTRIR